The Polyangium aurulentum genomic interval GGCCTGGTACAAATATGCGTCCAAGGACGGCAAGGTGCAGAAGACGAAGCTCGCGATGACATCGCCGGTGTCCTTCGACGACGCCGAGGTCGTGCGCGAGATGTGCACCTCGAAGGACGGCACGAAGGTGCCGATCAACATCCTGCGCAAGAAGGGAATGCCGCTCGACGGCAAGGCCCCGGCGCTGCTGAGCGGCTACGGAGGCTATAGCTCGAGCCAGACGCCCGGCTTCGGGCCGCTCCGGCGCCTGCTCCTGGATCAGGGCGGCGTGGTCGCCATCGCGAACCTGCGCGGCGGGGGCGAGTTTGGCGAGGAATGGCACCTCGCGGGCAACCTCACGAAGAAGCAGAACGTGTTCGACGACTTTTACGCGTGCGCCAAGCACCTCGTCGACACGAAGCACACGAGCCCGAGCCGGCTCGCCATCATGGGCGGCTCGAACGGCGGGCTCTTGATGGGCGCGGCGCTGACGCAGCACCCGGAGATGTACAGGGCCGTCGTCTCGGCCGTGGGCATCTACGACATGCTGCGCGAGGAGCTCACGCCGAACGGGCTCTTCAACACGACCGAGTTCGGAAGCGTGAAGAACCCGGAGCAATTCAAGGCGCTCTACGCGTATTCGCCGCTGCACAACGTGAAGGACGGCACCGCCTATCCGGCGGTCCTCTTCACGACCGGCGCGAACGACCCGCGCGTGGACCCGTATCACTCGCGCAAGATGACGGCGCGCCTGCAGGCGGCCACGACGGGGGGAGTCGTGCTCCTGCGCGCGAGCGAAGGCACGGGGCACGGCGCGGGGACGCCGCTCGACGAGCAGATCGAGCAGATCGCGGACGTCTACGCGTTCCTGTTCAAGGAGCTCGGCATCGAATTCAAGCCGGGGAAGTGATCGCTTCGGCCTGCGTCGTCCGCCCCGCGAGGAGCGCCTCCGCGGCGGGGCGGACGACGTCGACCATCGCGCGCGCCATCGCCTCGCGGGCCTCGCGGGCGTCGAGCCGCCCGTGATCCGCGAGCGCCGCGTCGAATTGCCCGTTTTCCTCGGCAGCAGGGCTCGCGGCCATCGCCTCCGCGAATGCGTTCGTCACGGCGGCGCGCACCTCGGCGCCTCCCGATTCGATGGCCCACGCCACCGTGCGCCAGGCGAGCTCGGCGTGGCGCGCCTCGTCCTCGGCGATGATCGCGAGCGCGGCCCGCACCGCCGGATCCGTCGCGCGGGCGAGCTGCTCGGCCGCGAGGATGGCCGCGAGCGTCTCTCCCACGCACCCCTCGCGCACCGCCCGCGAGGCGATATCGGCGAGATTGGAGCCCACCTCGACGCGGCCCCCGAAGGGGAACGGGCCGAGGGCCACGGGCGCATCCCCGTAAGCCGCCGCGAGGCCGAGGCAGAGGCGTGCGTGGCGAATCTCGTCCATCGAGGCCTGGTGCGCCATTTCGATGAGGTGCGGCGGCGCCCCGACCGCGAGCAGCTCGAGGGCGAAGCGGCCGAAGGAGGCGATGGAGGCGTGCTCGAGCAGGCCGTCGCGCTTCCACGCCTCGGCGAGGGCGGCGCGGGTGGACGGGGACAAACCGGAGACGTCGGGGAGGGAGGCATTGCCCTCGATCCAGGGCGCGCGGGCAGGGGAGGCGGGGGCGCTCTTTGCGGTGCGCGCGTGGCCGCTTTCGAGGTAGGGCCTGCCTACCGTGCAGCTCTGGTGCAACACCTGGTAGCAGCATTGCCCGTTCTTGGCGACGCCCTCGCTCGTCACCATGTCGAGCTCGCAGCCGCCGGCGACAAGGAGGTACATGGCAGCATCGGCCTGCGAGGGGCACGCGGAGCTTCCACCGCCCGCGCCGCCCATTCCACCTACGCCGGCCACGCCGCCCGTGCCACCGGCGCCACCCGCGCCTCCCATTCCGCCGGCTCCGGCCGCGCCGCCCGCGTCGGGGTCGGGCCAGTTGAAGCAGGCCTCGCTGGTGTAGGAATCGGGGCCCGCGCCCATGCCGCCACCGCCGGTATTGCCAGGCGGGGTCTGCGTGTCATTGCCGCACCCCGACGCGAGGGCGGCGGCCGATGGAGCCGCGATCAGCGCGATGCCGAAGAGGCGACGCGCGAGGTCTCTGCGAAAGCCGAACGTTCGATCCATGAAAGCCTCCTGTGAGAAGGAGGCCAAGCTACCACGTAAAAACGCTCAGCGCGCGACCGCCGGCTTGTTTGTCGCCACGATCTTCACCCCGCGTGCTTCGGCCGACGTGCGCATCATTCGCGCGATCTGCTCTGAGAGGCCCGGCTGCTCGTCGGGCTCGGAGAAATCCCAGGCCTCGGCCTCCTTCGCCTCCTTCGTGTTCGAGCC includes:
- a CDS encoding ferritin-like domain-containing protein produces the protein MDRTFGFRRDLARRLFGIALIAAPSAAALASGCGNDTQTPPGNTGGGGMGAGPDSYTSEACFNWPDPDAGGAAGAGGMGGAGGAGGTGGVAGVGGMGGAGGGSSACPSQADAAMYLLVAGGCELDMVTSEGVAKNGQCCYQVLHQSCTVGRPYLESGHARTAKSAPASPARAPWIEGNASLPDVSGLSPSTRAALAEAWKRDGLLEHASIASFGRFALELLAVGAPPHLIEMAHQASMDEIRHARLCLGLAAAYGDAPVALGPFPFGGRVEVGSNLADIASRAVREGCVGETLAAILAAEQLARATDPAVRAALAIIAEDEARHAELAWRTVAWAIESGGAEVRAAVTNAFAEAMAASPAAEENGQFDAALADHGRLDAREAREAMARAMVDVVRPAAEALLAGRTTQAEAITSPA